The Glandiceps talaboti chromosome 9, keGlaTala1.1, whole genome shotgun sequence genome window below encodes:
- the LOC144439671 gene encoding histone acetyltransferase KAT7-like, translated as MSRRRRTRQVSSSESEDITTEDDSELSVDVEGSSEDDEFRERRVTRSSARVEQPQNQLLPIKEMTPNINKDSGKSPGKTRKAKSVVNSDSESCESTVSEPTKRGQKRKTKDPSLLEYTLRKKLMKVEEMKCPVPGCDSSGHLTGKFESHRTISGCPLYHNTTPDECVEKARQREEKSKSRAVERVSEVSRMSLRQASPSRHQQQKKYKIHDLRRQRRELSLEQKKENEIHRQQYAKTRQPLLKGLTSQYDLELFKEAQARAAEEMENESQDLMFEGGVKSIEFGKYELDTWYSSPYPEEYARLCKLYLCEFCLKYMKTATILRRHMAKCVWRHPPGDEVYRKTNISVFEVDGMKNKIYCQNLCLLAKLFLDHKTLYYDVEPFLFYVMTETDNTGCHIIGYFSKEKNSFLNYNVSCILTLPQYMRQGFGKMLIDFSYLLTRVEEKTGSPEKPLSDLGLISYRSYWKDILLRYLDNYPEREISIKDISQETGVNPYDIVSTLQALQMLKYWKGKHLVLKRQDIINEHIDKQTKKKQNHRIDPDCLKWTPPVHR; from the exons ATGAGCAGACGGAGG CGTACACGTCAAGTGAGCAGTTCAGAATCAGAAGACATAACCACTGAAGATGATTCTGAATTATCTGTTGATGTAGAAGGAAGCTCTGAAGATGATGAATTTAGAGAAAGACGAGTTACAAGAAGTTCTGCTAGGGTTGAACAACCTCAGAACCAAT TACTACCAATCAAAGAAATGACACCAAATATTAATAAAGATAGTGGAAAATCTCCAGGAAAGACAAGGAAAGCCAAATCAGTTGTTAATTCTGACAGTGAATCGTGCGAGTCTACGGTCTCAGAGCCAACAAAACGAGGACAGAAAAGGAAAACAAAGGATCCATCTCTTTTAGAGTACACATTAAGGAAAAAACTGATGAAAGTAgaagaaatgaaatgtcctgtaccAGGCTGTGATTCTTCAG GTCATCTGACGGGCAAGTTTGAAAGTCATCGAACTATTTCAGGATGTCCACTTTACCATAACACCACACCAGATGAATGTGTTGAGAAGGCCAGACAACGAGAAGAGAAATCTAAAAGTAGAGCTGTAGAAAGAGTATCAGAGGTTAGCAGAATGAGTCTAAGACAAGCT AGTCCATCtagacatcaacaacaaaagaaGTACAAGATTCATGACCTTCGGAGACAGAGGAGAGAACTGAGTTTGGAACAGAAGAAAGAAAATGAGATACACAGACAGCAGTATGCCAAGACTAGACAGCCATTATTAAAGGGTCTAACATCACAGTATGATCTAGAATTGTTTAAAGAAGCACAGGCCAGAGCTGCTGAAGAAATG GAAAATGAAAGTCAAGATTTGATGTTTGAAGGTGGCGTGAAATCAATTGAGTTTGGTAAATATGAGCTTGATACATGGTATTCATCACCATATCCTGAGGAGTACGCTAGACTGTGTAAACTCTACTTGTGTGAGTTTTGTCTGAAATACATGAAGACTGCTACCATATTGAGAAGACATATGGCTAAATGCGTGTGGAGACATCCACCTGGTGATGAGGTTTACAGAAAGACAAATATATCGGTGTTTGAGGTTGATGGAATGAAGAATAAG ATTTACTGCCAGAATCTGTGTCTACTTGCCAAGTTGTTTTTGGATCATAAAACATTATATTACGACGTTGAACCTTTTCTCTTTTATGTGATGACAGAAACAGATAACACAGGATGTCATATTATTGGATATTTTTCTAAG GAAAAGAATTCCTTTTTAAACTACAACGTATCATGTATATTGACACTACCCCAATACATGAGACAAGGTTTTGGGAAGATGTTGATTGATTTTA GTTACTTATTGACAAGAGTGGAGGAAAAAACTGGGTCTCCAGAGAAACCCCTGTCAGATCTTGGGTTGATTAGTTACAGGAGTTACTGGAAAGATATTTTACTAAGATATCTTGATAACTATCCTGAACGCGAGATTTCAATTAAAG ATATAAGTCAAGAGACAGGTGTCAACCCATATGATATTGTTAGTACTCTACAAGCCTTACAGATGTTGAAGTACTGGAAAGGTAAACATCTTGTCTTGAAACGACAG GACATAATTAATGAAcatattgacaaacaaacaaagaagaaACAGAATCACAGAATTGATCCAGATTGTCTAAAGTGGACACCACCCGTACATCGGTAA
- the LOC144439672 gene encoding palmitoyl-protein thioesterase ABHD10, mitochondrial-like — MLSRLPLLRKTVFKKIIVTSGKCTTYSISKLARTMCSMSDQSPPKFLSRGNGSSLAYRAMEGSSPGLLFLPGFMSNMNGGKALALEKYCQENGLSYVRFDYQGCGESIGEIPSSSAFGVWKSDAVAVLDELTKGPQYVVGSSMGGGIMLMLAMERPDRVQGLVGVATAAKFVGHLTYTDTIQKEDGQTETHTTSVPAEKFIEKSEQSQLLGDSLPITCPVRLLHGMKDDTVPYERSLDVARRLQSKDVDVILRKEGDHRLSTPFDLQLLIETLDKLMKQKAKL; from the exons ATGCTCAGCAGACTTCCTTTACTGAGGAAAacggtatttaaaaaaataattgtcacATCTG GTAAATGTACTACATATAGTATATCAAAATTAGCAAGGACAATGTGTTCCATGTCGGATCAGTCACCACCAAAGTTTTTATCCCGTGGAAATGGTAGTTCACTGGCATACAGAGCTATGGAAGGTTCAAGTCCAGGTTTACTATTTTTGCCGGGATTTATGTCAAACATGAATGGTGGAAAAGCATTAGCTTTGGAGAAGTATTGTCAAGAGAATGGACTGTCTTATGTCAG ATTTGACTATCAAGGGTGTGGGGAATCCATTGGTGAAataccatcatcatcagcattCGGAGTATGGAAATCTGATGCCGTAGCTGTACTAGACGAACTCACTAAAGGACCACAG TATGTGGTAGGATCCAGTATGGGAGGTGGTATTATGTTAATGTTGGCAATGGAAAGACCAGACAGAGTACAAGGATTGGTTGGAGTAGCTACAGCTGCTAAGTTTGTTGGTCATCTAACGTACACTGATACCATACAG AAAGAAGATGGTCAAACAGAAACTCACACTACATCAGTTCCTGCAGAGAAATTCATTGAGAAATCAGAACAGAGCCAGTTGCTAGGAGACAGTCTTCCCATTACCTGTCCTGTAAGACTACTCCATGGTATGAAAGATGACACTGTGCCATATGAAAGGTCATTGGATGTTGCTAGGCGACTACAAAGTAAAGATGTGGATGTGATACTAAGGAAAGAAGGAGACCATAGATTGTCAACACCATTTGATTTACAACTTCTTATTGAAACATTAGACAAGCTAATGAAACAGAAGGCAAAACTTTGA